A part of Lacerta agilis isolate rLacAgi1 chromosome 7, rLacAgi1.pri, whole genome shotgun sequence genomic DNA contains:
- the LOC117049636 gene encoding protocadherin gamma-A4-like: MKVYGAEVEITDINDNAPTFHSEKLELKMSELTAPGSHFPLDEAQDLDLGANTLQGYKLSNSSHFSLNVQEAVDGRQYTELVLERPLDREEEAIHNLVLTAYDGGDPVRTGTVQIQVTVLDANDNAPVFSHHSYEVSVREDIPVGTTVVILKAIDLDEGVNKELKYSFRKITERDSQIFHLNSHTGEITLARGLDYEESTLHEIEVQVHDGGELFDKSKLLIFVTDVNDNAPKLEITSLISFIPENSPPETAIALLNVQDEDSAENAEVTCSIPSNLPFLLTKAYGNYYSLVTARALDREQMAAYNITVTVTDHGTPPLSTSIVIPLEILDTNDNPPHFLQSIYTSYLMENNPRGASIFSLKADDPDCGENSRVTYSIIEHNISDSPVSSFLSINSETGTVYGLISFDYEEMREINFLVKAQDGGSPALSSNVSVTLFILDQNDNAPQILYPSPPTDGSTGIELAPRSSESGYLVTKVVAVDADSGQNAWLSYQLIKATEPGLFTLGLHTGEIRTARFFLEKDALKQSLVVLVKDNGQPPLSASATLTVVLADTIPAILSDLSSISAPVEPPSDLTFYLVLAVAFVSCLFFTFLLVLGAIKLHRWRNSQLLEPGSLNFSGAPISQFVGIDGVRAFLHSYCQEVSLTTDSRKSQFNISKANYSNTLSNKDTCEIKDPFLIAEDINSSNGDSANTQVSYPFQIWALRF; the protein is encoded by the coding sequence ATGAAAGTATATGGTGCTGAAGTGGAAATCACAGATATTAATGACAATGCTCCCACCTTCCATTCAGAGAAACTGGAGCTCAAAATGAGTGAACTCACAGCACCCGGATCTCACTTTCCCCTCGATGAAGCTCAGGATCTAGATTTGGGTGCCAATACCCTTCAGGGATACAAACTCAGCAACAGTAGTCATTTCTCCCTCAATGTGCAAGAGGCAGTTGACGGTAGACAATACACTGAATTGGTACTGGAAAGGCCTTTGGACCGTGAAGAGGAAGCTATCCATAATCTGGTCCTCACAGCATATGATGGGGGAGATCCAGTTAGGACAGGAACTGTACAGATTCAAGTGACAGTTTTAGATGCTAATGACAATGCTCCAGTTTTTAGCCATCATAGCTATGAAGTAAGCGTTAGGGAAGATATTCCTGTTGGTACCACAGTGGTTATATTAAAAGCCATTGACCTGGATGAAGGTGTCAACAAGGAACTGAAATATTCATTCAGAAAGATCACAGAAAGGGATTCACAAATATTCCATTTGAATTCACATACTGGGGAAATCACACTTGCAAGAGGCTTAGACTACGAGGAGTCTACACTTCATGAAATTGAGGTCCAGGTCCATGATGGTGGTGAACTCTTTGACAAATCTAAACTTTTGATATTTGTTACTGATGTAAATGACAATGCACCCAAACTGGAAATAACTTCACTTATCAGCTTCATCCCTGAGAACTCTCCACCAGAAACTGCAATAGCCCTTTTGAATGTGCAAGATGAGGATTCGGCAGAGAATGCAGAAGTCACGTGCTCTATCCCCAGCAACCTCCCCTTTCTACTGACAAAAGCCTATGGCAACTACTACAGTTTGGTGACAGCAAGAGCCCTGGACAGAGAGCAGATGGCAGCCTACAACATCACTGTCACAGTCACAGATCACGGGACCCCTCCACTTTCCACATCGATTGTTATTCCACTTGAGATTTTAGACACAAACGACAACCCTCCACACTTCCTGCAATCCATTTATACTTCTTATTTAATGGAGAACAACCCAAGAGGGGCCTCCATATTTTCCCTGAAGGCTGATGATCCAGACTGTGGCGAGAATTCCAGAGTCACTTATTCCATCATTGAGCACAACATCAGTGACTCCCCAgtatcttccttcctttccattaaCTCTGAGACTGGGACTGTCTATGGCCTAATCTCTTTTGATTATGAGGAGATGAGGGAGATTAATTTCCTGGTCAAGGCCCAGGATGGAGGTTCTCCAGCACTCAGCTCCAACGTCTCAGTGACTCTCTTCATCCTGGACCAGAATGACAATGCTCCCCAAATCCtgtacccctcccctcccactgaTGGCTCCACGGGGATAGAGCTGGCCCCTCGCTCCTCTGAGTCGGGTTATCTGGTGACAAAGGTGGTGGCCGTGGATGCGGACTCTGGCCAGAATGCCTGGCTCTCCTACCAGCTGATCAAGGCCACTGAGCCAGGGCTCTTCACTCTGGGGCTCCACACAGGAGAGATCAGGACAGCCCGCTTCTTTCTGGAGAAAGATGCCCTCAAGCAAAGCCTGGTGGTTTTAGTGAAGGACAATGGGCAGCCACCTCTCTCTGCTTCAGCCACTCTGACTGTGGTGCTGGCTGACACCATCCCTGCAATCCTCTCAGACTTGAGCAGCATCTCAGCTCCTGTAGAGCCTCCGTCTGACCTCACCTTCTACCTGGTCCTTGCAGTGGCTTTTGTCTCTTGCTTGTTCTTCACTTTCCTGCTTGTGTTAGGGGCCATCAAGTTGCATAGGTGGAGAAATTCTCAACTGCTTGAGCCGGGGAGCTTGAATTTCAGTGGGGCTCCCATCTCACAGTTTGTGGGGATCGATGGAGTCCGAGCATTTCTGCACTCCTACTGCCAGGAAGTTTCTCTCACCACAGACTCTAGGAAAAGTCAGTTTAATATTTCTAAGGCAAATTATTCCAATACTCTTAGCAATAAAGATACATGTGAAATAAAGGATCCCTTCCTCATTGCTGAAGATATCAATAGCAGTAATGGAGATTCGGCCAATACACAGGTGAGCTATCCCTTTCAAATCTGGGCTCTGAGGTTTTAA